TTCATGTACTCACAGGCGTGACTTCGGTATCAGTGAATGGTGATAACAAATTGGAAGTGATTGGTGACAACGTGAACACGGTTTGCCTTGCTAAGCAGCTCAGCAAGAAGTTTTGCCCAGTCACAATCCTCTCTGTGGAAGTACTGAAaccaatcaaagaaaaagaaaaagaaaaagaaaaagaaaaagaagtagcaCCACCACCAGAAAACCCTCCTCGTGGTGATGATGACGGTTGTGGTTCCGGCGGCGGTGACGGCAACATCCCTTTTATACCGGGACGGTATTATCCACCGTGTGATCGGATGGTGGTTGTCGTCTGTGATTCATACAATGACTGTTATGAACCAGGTTGCACTATCTTCTGATGATGGATGGATATTCACCACCACGCCAATAATATAGTGTGGAAAAGTCTAGTGGGTCAGTaactttttgtgttttttaaccagcatttaatcatcaaaataaaagtgagTAATTTTCTACCATTAGATGTAATTTTACACCATTAAAAACACTTTTGATGaccaattgatggttacaaaatattaaaattgttgcCCCTAGCATTCCTCGTATAGAGCAGGCCTACTGCATTACTCTTCTCCacttctctctctatatatatatatatggtttaATAAAGATTAGACAAGTGATGATTCGAAAACTCATCAAGTTTTTGCTAAAATATAGACACAATGGAAGAATCTTAATCATCCATCTTGTATGGTTTCACGTACAATATACTAGATAAATGATTATTAAAATCTTGGTTCCTCTCTATATTTAACACAAACGAATTTATGAATCTGTCTTTGTTAATATCCCAATACTGTAATTCCTCGAACAGGCATGCACGTACACTTGAATTAGGGTTGATTCAGTTGGACaatccttatatatatatatgtgtgtgtaacTATATGCTACAAGATCAGATCAAGTCATTTTAATACAAGATCAGATCAagtcattttaataattaaatttaactaaattagtCTAATAATGTAATGATTGATAATAAAAAGTTtaagttaaagaaaaaaaaagaaaaactataagaagaataaaaaagacttaattaaatttgattaaaaaataacttatttacctaattttttttaaagtatagTTAGGTCTCATGTTCAAGAAATGGTTAATTGTATATTTCCGTCGACAACGTATCAAATCACAACACAATGGGGTCATCTTCGCTTACTTTTAAGCtgtgtttaataattttttgtgcGTAATATATGTGGTGGCTTAGgacatttttttattgaaagtaATTAATTTAGATTGGTTAAATAGtcaatttatttatctatttaaataaatattaaaaaatttaaattttattttttatatataataatttgttaATCAGTAATagactattttaaataaaattttaatttgcatAAATTAGTCGTTATTcgattcaaattaaaaatactgtgaataaaaaaattgttttaattaaAGGCATTTTTActtatccaaaataaaaaacagttaTGCTAAATATAagacaaaatattaaatacaaaatacaaaaattaatatttttatattttgtttaataataaagtaaatataagataaaataaatatcaaaaaatatattttatttttattttttctttcatacaaaatttagaaaaaaataaattcgtaaaaaatgtaattataaaatattgatattaacaatagaaagaaaaaaataaattatttccaTCCAATATCTTTAtggtttttttttacaaaaacaaaaaaacaaaaaatatactaaattcaATATTTCATaacacaataatatttttattcatgtcaaatacaattttatatttttgtatcatATTTCAATGTCAAATGTTTGTAATCAAACGCTCCCTTGCCCGTATAGTTTTATGGTTGATCCACTGTATTTATAGTTTATACATTCAAAATTGTTTATTCCTCTTCATCTTAATTCTCTTGAAGTCACTTTGTTGCCGTCTTCATGTATCTTCAATAGTTTAACCAAATTGAATAAAGTATGAAATAATCAAACAGATCCAAACTTAAAAGATCAAATATTAGTGTTACAAGTGCAAATACCATAATTTgagaaaggaggaagaggaggggAGGCAACAATTACATATGTTCCAATGGTTTGTTTAGCGTAAAAATTTATTAACATGGTTTTAAACTgtaaaacctaattaaaaatcaaataaaactaGAGAAAAGTCAATGATTACCCTATATACATGTGGCCACCTCtttaaacatttatttttttttaccgatTCATGTCTCTAACGTGGAGATTAGAAATGGTTGGTTAAGACAAATTGACTTTAAATAAAGAAGACTTGGTAGCACATGCTGCATGCAGCAACTTGCTACTTTTGTTCATTCTAATATTATCTTACTTTAATTATGTCCAGAAACAATTAGCCCTTAGCACAATTCGAGTTCACTAATACTCAATCTGATGAGGGCCTATTATTCACAAGAGATCATTGTTTTGGGAAACAATCCAGACAAGCCAGTTGAactgaaaaaaaattctaaaaccgATGCCTATAGTAATTCGAGTTGGGAGCAGATTTGTTTGaagagatataatttttta
The Arachis duranensis cultivar V14167 chromosome 5, aradu.V14167.gnm2.J7QH, whole genome shotgun sequence genome window above contains:
- the LOC107490553 gene encoding heavy metal-associated isoprenylated plant protein 47-like; the protein is MKQKIVIEVTMENEKWRSKALKIASEEKGVTSVSVNGDNKLEVIGDNVNTVCLAKQLSKKFCPVTILSVEVLKPIKEKEKEKEKEKEVAPPPENPPRGDDDGCGSGGGDGNIPFIPGRYYPPCDRMVVVVCDSYNDCYEPGCTIF